Below is a window of Arthrobacter sp. ERGS1:01 DNA.
CGACAGCTTTGTAGAGCGTTCGGGAGTCGACGGTCGTCCACGCACCGTCACTACGGCGTTGAACTCGGTTGGCGATGACCAGGTGAGTATGAAGTTGTGGGTCGCCGGCGCGGGATTCCCAATGGTCGAATGCTGCCGCAATGGCACCTTTTGTGCCGACGTGAGCAACCCCGTTGCGCCCTGTCCGTGTGTGGATGACCTGATCCTCGAGCCAGGCAAGCACGGAATCCACAGCGCGGTGGTGGGCTCCAAGGACCTGTTGCTGGACGTCTTTGTCAGCGAGAGCCCACAGGACAGAAACAGATTTGGGTACGCTGAATGTGAGGTCAAATCCGGCCACAGCATGGCGCTGTTGTTCTTCACCGTTCCGGTGGGCAACTGTTGTTTGGCCGTGGGGTCGGCCAAGGACGGTCTGAGTGTCGGGATGCTGGGCGAGTGAAAATACGGCTTTGGCGTCTGCCACGGTCACCGCTTGATGCGGACGCCGACCGATGCCGTCGAGACCTCGGCCAAACCATCTGCCAGTTGGTGTCCCCGCTTTGACGTAGTAGGTAGTGGCGTCACCGAGCGGCTTGATAAGGTCATCCTGCATGGTGGTCTTGATGAGGTATTTCAGCCCGGTGGTGGCCGTCAGCCGGGACAGTGAGACAGTCATTGCTCGGGTACCAGAGTGCTGGTCCGCCACCCACGACGCTGAAAGATCTCGTTCGTCGCCTTGTCGAGCGGGAGGCCAAGGCGTGAGGACAGCTCAAGCAAGCGACCAGCAATCTGCATGAGTTCCTGGAAGTCAGCGCGCTGGCTATGGATGAGCCGGGCATTTTCCAACTGCAGCTCAGTTATTTGGGCCTTCAGTTCTGGGACTTCACAAGCAATATCGACATTGATTGACGCAAGGTCCCGCAGTCGGGTGCGTAGAACCTCGGTCTCCCGCTCATTCCGGTTGGCCTGAAATGCTAGCCGGTCCCGAGCCTTCCGTTCTGCTGCCTCCAGCTGCATCTGAAACCTGGCCGTCGTTGCTTCTAGGATGGTGCGGTTCTCGATGACTGCAGATTCAAGCTGCGCTCGCAGTGTCTGGGTAGTGTCGGCGTGGTGCCGGGCTCGCCACTCTCGATCTCGGTGCCGGCGTGAGCAAGTGGGTGAACAGTATTTCTGAGTTGTGCGACGCGGCTCAAAGACGGTTCCGCAGAGCCTGCAAGTTGTAGTTTCCATGCCAGTTCATGGGGCAAAAGGTGATCAACGACGTGTTTGGCCGTCGTGCCAAAAACCGACGGACAGGTCCTTGGATGCCAGACGTGTGAAGGATTTTTGGGTTGTTGCAGGAGCATGGTTGGCGGGGTGATATTGCTGTGGAAATTGGCATGGTGTTGGGGGCTGATTACGGTGGTGAGCAGTGGAAAATTGGTGGGATGGTGGTGGCGCAGGGGAGTGCCGCATGAGGTTTTCATGCGGCGCTGGATCTCAATCTTGAGGGTGATTATTGGATGGCGAGCCGGAGTAGTTCGATTTCTGAGGGGTTGAATCCTGACCAGTGGTGGTCATTGACGACGACGATCGGGGCTTGGGAGTAGCCGAGGTCTTGGATGTACTCGAGGGCGGCGGCATTCATCGTCAAGTCGACGGCACGGTAGGTGATGCCGGCATGATCCAAGGACTGGCAGGTGAACTTGCATTGCTGGCAACCGGGTTTGCCATAGACGGCGACGTCCATTTCTCTTGCCTCAGTTCTCTCTTCGAAATTCTTGGAGCTGTTAGTGCTGACTCCGATAGGCGGTGTTCTTGTGTTGGGCCCAGCCGGAAACGACGCCGGCACCGAGCATCTGGTCCAGCAGTCGGGCCAGATGGTAGTCGGGGTCGAACGTCAGGGCGACGTGCATGTAGTTCCCGGCGGCCGTTCCCTTACCCTTCCACCAGCAGATGAGCCCGAGCATCGTCAATGGCGCTGCCACATGGGCCGGGGCGGCGATGGTGAGCAGCCGCCGGAGCAGCTTTTCGGAGCTGTCGATCCGGTCCCATTGAGGAGCTTGCTCCGTGGCGCCGAAGAGGGTGGCTGCCATGGGCTCGTTGATGCCGGGCATGTCGGCCAGGATCTGGTCCCTGAGCCCGACGTACTGCAGCCCGGCGAGGACTTCGGCCAACTGCTCGTGGGTGGCTTCGGCGCTGTGGTCGATGAGTTCCGACCAGAGCTGGTAGGCCGCATGGAGGCCTTGGCCGGGGTTGGTGGCCAAGTCTTGCAACGCTGCATCGACCGCGTCGTGGTCGACGGCGGCGAACAACTCAGGGATGGCGGGCGTGTCGCTGGATTCGATGTGGCTGCCCTGATAGACGAGTTCGGCGTGCAGCATGCTGGACTCAATGGCAGTCAGCGGGGTTTCCTTACCGCACGTGGCGGGGTTGGCGCCGTCGTACGTGGCGAAGGATTCGGGGCCGACGATCCATACATCATGGACGAGCAACCCGGCAGTCGCGAGCCGACTCTTGAGCCCATGGACCACGGCCGTGAAGGGCTTGGGGGTGCCCGTGCCCCATGGCTGGTGGGTGAAGAGGGCGATGAGGACGGCGGTGGCATCGTGGTCGATACCGACGGCGCGGGCAACGCGCTCGGTGTAACTGTGGCTGACGTCATCGGTGGAGGGGAGGTTCACGCGGAGGGTCGGGCCGAGGGCCTTGCCCTCGAGGGCAACGCAGACGAGACTTTCCTTCGGCCAGTAGCCGAGGCTGTGGCCCATGTAGCTGATGGCATCGGCCGGGCTGCTGATTCTGATCGGTTCCATTGTCCTGCTCCTTTTCGGTGAACGGTGGCTGCTTGTTCGCGGCCGTCTGCTCCGTTGGTGCCTTCTGGTAAAAGGAATCACCGCTGGGTATTAGGGGCCGGAATGCAACTTGGGGTACCGGGAACGGGGCAAAAATAGTTTCGAGGAAATAAGCGACGCAGGAGCGCCGAGGAAGAATTTTTGGAGGAGGGGCCGGCGCGCAGCGCCCTGGTTGCGTGGAGGGCCCGCCCAGCGATGATGGGGTACCAGAAGGCACAACGTGGTTTGGCATGTGTTCATAGTGGTCCATGACTTTGGGCGGTCGTTTGAGCTGACCGATCGCAGTCTGGGGATGCTGCCGTGCCGTCGGACAATTTGCTTTCACCTATGTTCATAGGGCAAGCCAGCTTTTACTACATGACTCGACGCATGGATCGTAGGTAGAGTGCGATTTTCCAGACTGGATGACAGATGCTGGATCACTGGGCAAGGCCAAGTGGGGTCCCTGCGGGCTTGATAAATTCGGTCGGTGCCAGGATCTAGTGTGGTGTATATGGTCATTGATCCACACACTGTTTTCCAGGGAACTTTGCTTCGGCTCCAAGTGGCCAGGCGTCAACGAATCTACTTTCAGGACTTATGGACGCAGCATCTTCAATCGATGCCGTGGACGTTTTCACTTCAGCAAAACGACCATCTTGAGTACAGTCTTATGGCCCAGGTGGAGTCGCCAGTGCCTCCACGGCTTGGGGTGTATTTCAGTAGTTGGCTCCAACAGCAACGAGCAGCATTGGATAACGCACTGTATGCCCTCGCCGGCGTCAGGGGAGGTAGGTTCCCTCCCCTGGGCGGGGAGTTGATGGAGTTCCCGATCGCAGTATCCCTGAAGGAATTTAGTGGGCGGAGGACCGTGAAGGCCAAGGTCCTTGACAAAGAGACTGAATCGTTCTTGGAATCAAATCAGCCCTATTGGAGATTTCCCTATGGTGCGGCCCAGGAGCCACTGCTCAGCCCGTTGTATTGGCTCAATGAGATGGCACTCATCGACAGGCACCGCATGATGCATGTCGGGGTTGGCAGTATCCGTATTTCTAATGGCTTCACCCTGCATGCCGGCGTCGATCGGGTTGTGAAGCACGTAGCCGAGGAAGGACATATCTTCGCTGGGCGGATGCCGGTCCTGACGTTCACCACGGCGGAGCCCCTGCGCTCTACCAAGATCCGATTCGTCACACGCCCTGAAATCCTTCCTGAGATCGCAGAGTGGAGCGGGGCAAAAGCCTTAATTCCAATTTTTGACTATCGGCATTCTTCAACCGCAGGAAAAGTTCAATGGATTGAAGGCTACAAGCCGCTGGGCGAACGCATGGATGATATTGAGAACACCGTCAAGGACATCTGCACTGGTATGGTGACTCATGCAGGCTTCGATCTAAGCCCATTTAGTCATCTGTCGATGTCCGACTCATCTTCCCGATACCATCGTTTCGAGGCGGGTACTCCAGACTCTGCCCGGCGTCTCAACGGAGGCTGACGGCACGACAGAGTGCAGCCGACATATGCTCACGTCGCAGTGGCCACAATGGAAACGGTGTGGCCACTGCTGTGTCAGGGGCCGGCTCCGGTCTGCCGGCCCGAACTGTTGACGGGCGTGAAGCCGCGCTCCGCGTAACTGGGAAGGAGCGCTCATGGTACTGGCCGCCGGTAGCCAAGGTCGGCAATGACATAGGCTTTGCTCATGTCAAGACCTCTCGTAGAAACCATCGCGGACCAACTCTTCTTCACGACCGTGTTTATCGAAGCTGATACCCCGACAGGCGGGTCCACCGGAACTGGCTTCATCATTAACTACCCCGCTGGCAACGGTCAGATGATGCCGGTTCTAGTCACAAATAAGCACGTTCTCGCCGGGGCAATGCAAATTGCCTTCACCATGCCTGCCGTCGGGACTACGAACCAACCATCTGGTGGTGGTACGCGGATGTTGCTTACAGACTTCACACCCCAGATGTGGGTAGGGCACCCTGACGCGGGCGTCGACATCGGCGTCATGCTTTTCCAGAGCATCATAGCCGCGATGGAAGCCAATGGTGCCGCCCCGTTTTTTCGAGGTTTTACCCCTGAGTATCTTGCAACCGAAGACTTCGCCAACTCGCTCGATGCAATCGAACAGGTGACGATGATTGGATATCCAAATGGCCTATTCGACCAGGCGTCTAAGCTGCCCATCGCACGACGTGGGCAAACCGCGACCCCGATTTTCAACAACTACAACGGTCTGCCTGCATTCTTAATTGATGCATCGGTATTCCCCGGTTCGAGTGGCAGTCCGGTCGTACTCTTCGACCGTGGAACGTACACCACCCGTGACGGAACGGCCCATCTGGGTACACGGATGGCGCTCC
It encodes the following:
- a CDS encoding glutaredoxin family protein, which codes for MDVAVYGKPGCQQCKFTCQSLDHAGITYRAVDLTMNAAALEYIQDLGYSQAPIVVVNDHHWSGFNPSEIELLRLAIQ
- a CDS encoding DUF4192 domain-containing protein, encoding MEPIRISSPADAISYMGHSLGYWPKESLVCVALEGKALGPTLRVNLPSTDDVSHSYTERVARAVGIDHDATAVLIALFTHQPWGTGTPKPFTAVVHGLKSRLATAGLLVHDVWIVGPESFATYDGANPATCGKETPLTAIESSMLHAELVYQGSHIESSDTPAIPELFAAVDHDAVDAALQDLATNPGQGLHAAYQLWSELIDHSAEATHEQLAEVLAGLQYVGLRDQILADMPGINEPMAATLFGATEQAPQWDRIDSSEKLLRRLLTIAAPAHVAAPLTMLGLICWWKGKGTAAGNYMHVALTFDPDYHLARLLDQMLGAGVVSGWAQHKNTAYRSQH
- a CDS encoding trypsin-like peptidase domain-containing protein, giving the protein MSRPLVETIADQLFFTTVFIEADTPTGGSTGTGFIINYPAGNGQMMPVLVTNKHVLAGAMQIAFTMPAVGTTNQPSGGGTRMLLTDFTPQMWVGHPDAGVDIGVMLFQSIIAAMEANGAAPFFRGFTPEYLATEDFANSLDAIEQVTMIGYPNGLFDQASKLPIARRGQTATPIFNNYNGLPAFLIDASVFPGSSGSPVVLFDRGTYTTRDGTAHLGTRMALLGVVAAVHTRKVNGVVQMVNTGVATFDDMIDLGIVFKTSAIQEAVFELFATIEISLSVETVQPKELA